Part of the Weissella coleopterorum genome is shown below.
AGGTATCTCTTTTAAACTATTGGCAATTGATTGAGCTGTCTGCTTTTTGTCTGCTGAACTTAAAACTGTTCCAACACTATTTCCAGATTCACACTGATTGTTACTAGTCCCACCAACTACCGCCATTATTACTACTAATAATAAAAATAGTGGAGCAATTATTAATGTAAGCCGTCTAGTTATAAATTTTTTCATAATTAACGCCTTTCATTATCCATTACCTTATTCAAGGAATCAGAACGGACTTGTTGACGTTTCTTACTTAATTCCACCAGATCATTTACATTCATATCAGCATTATGGCGACCATACTTATTCTGAACACCCTTGTTATTCACATTAGGTCTAGTTTGGTTATTTTGTCCTAAATTCTGGTTACGTGCATTTCTTGAACGGTTGAAAGCCTGACTTTCACCAGTACCAGCCATTTCTTTTTTAACACGTTCTCGACGTTGTGTTTGTTCCTGTTCCTGACGAACACTTTTACGCATTTCTTCATCTTTGCGGACTTCTTCCGGATCAACGCCTGCCTTACGATAACGGTTATCTTTACGCTTTTGTTGAACCTTTTGCGTAGTTTCTTTCCCTTTGTTATATAATTCTTTACCCTTATTAACTCCGTTCTTACCTTTTTGAACGCTTTTTTCAGCAGAGTCTTTAACTTTTTTAAATCCTTTCTGAACACCAAATTTATCTGCCATACTACTTGCCATTCTTGACCCAGTAATTGCCGATAAAATATCACCCTTACGTTTCCAGAACAACCACATCAATAGAATATAAATTAATCCGTTTGAAGCGACTTTCCCGGTATTAGTTGGTGGAATCAATCCATCAACAAACGCCTGAATCATATTCAAAATTACAATTAAGAAAATCAATAATACTTTTCCTATCAGCATTAAGATTGATCCACCAATAACCTTAGTCGCACTACTTGCAAATTTCGGTATCATTGACGCTATAAACGCAACCGGTGCTAACATATAAAGCAATATCGCTGCTAATTGTAGGGCTAAATTCATTAACCCAATCACTAATAACGGTATCCCATAAGCAATTGACGTAAAGATAGATACTAATGCCACCATTGATTGATACCATGCTTTTTTACCATCTTTTGACATAATAGGATTGTCACCCGGTATATCATCTTTACCAATCATAAAGTCGTATGGGTCACCCATTTTCTTAGTATCCAATCCATCATCAGAAATAGTATTAAAGTTTTCTAAGTAGAATGGACGCTCAACAGCCTGTTCAAAAAACTGGAAACGAATTTGTTGTTGAAAATTATTTACTGATGAAGCTTTTTCATCATTTTTAGTTGCGTCAAATGCCATAACTTCCATTTGAGTAGTTATATCGTTTACCTTTGATAGAACTTCACCACCAGCATTGATCCAAGCGCCACCGATAATAACCAAAATAAAAATGGTAGCCAATGAACGAATACCACCACCACTTTTTAATGAACTAACAAACGCCATTACAATACCCACGGCAAATGCGGTATATAGCAACGACATAAACGCTTTATTATTCCAGATATTAATTGTAAAGCCACTCGATTCCTTCATAACTCCATCAACTGAAGTCTGAATTGAAGTCATATCAAACAATCTACCAATCATTACATCAAACATTGAATAGACAATATCTCTATTAAACGCTGAAAACATATCAGCTAATGATCGAGCAATTTTACTTGAAATATCCGTCATTCCCGGCTGTGTGTAATATGGCTTAAAATTACCGATTAAATCATTACTCTGTATTTTATCAATAGAATGATTTTTCAAAAACGCCTGCATATCTTCTTTTGAAATGCCACTATCTGACTTTTGTAAATCTTTATTCAACGTCTTCTTAGTATCGGTATCAGTATCTTTAACTGACTTTTTATTCAAATCGGTACTTTTACCTAAATCCTTTGGCTTCAATTGAACGTTATTATTAGTATTCAAACGATCATCAGCGTGAATATTACCAGTTGAAATAGAAACAAAAAAAGCCGTCGTTAATATAACAACTGCCAATCCTATATATTTTAATTTACTCATCATATCCCTTTCTATAAAATAAAAACACCTACAAATCAATCTGTAAGTGTCGATATTTAACTATTCATTTGTCTTTAATAAGTTATTTTTAAAACTCCAAACAACTGGCATTCCTTCAACCGCTCGTGGATACTCCGTTACACCAGACGGATCTTCTTTCTTTGTGTCAAAACTATAAGTAACTAAGGACATATCATCTTTATCATTCACATTATGAACAATAATTCTATTATTAGTTGAATCATAATAAAATGTTATTTCAACCATATCTGGCATATTCAAATCTAATTTATGTTGAGAAGTTTCTAATTGATCACCAAAATTATCTAAGGCTTCTTGCAACTGCTTATCACTAATTACGCCCTTGTTAGAACGCTTAATCGTATAGTCACGACCTTCTTTATATTGAGAGCTGGTTTCACTTGAACTTGATGAAACTGATGAGCTACTTTCAAAACTATCCGTTGTGTCATTATTTGAGCTCATTGATACGGCATATAATCCAATAATAATTGCAATTCCTAAAATAATTCCAGTCACTACACCAGATTTAACCTTGGCACTCATTTTATTCCACTTTTCCATATCCAAATTACCCACTCTCAATATTTTAATCTAAAAATATTATAGCATTATTATTAATTAAGTTTATAGTTCATCAAAAAACAAATTCGATACAAAGTATAAATAATAAAAGTATAATGCTAATGATTATAACTAAAATATGTCTACAATTTTCATAAAATATCTCTTTTTTAAAGCGTTCATTAAATGTTCTTTCTTTTCTGTCCTTGTCATTAGCACAAGAAGCAGTTTCTATTTCATCAACTTGTTTAATTAATTCATTTTTCGGATTCATAATAATATCTGGGTTTGTTGTCCCTTTTGGATCAAAAATATATTTCTCTTTTGATTCATCATCTTTATACCAATCATTTAAATAAAATTTACTCATTATGAATAACCCTTTCAAAATAAAAAAGCATGATCAGTAACCATACTTTTAATTTTCATATTCAAATCGTGTACGTTTAGTTTCTCGATCAATAATCATTGGCAATTGTTGTTTTAATTCTGGTAAAAACTTCGTTAAAACATCTCTAATAATATCTAATTTGATAGATTCATAATCATGTGCAATTACATTTCTCAAATTCTTAATCTTACGCCAAGGAACATCTGGGTAATCATCAGCAGTATTCAAACTCAATCTACCAACTAACTCTCCAATCTGTGACAACTTCATTAAGATTGCACTCAACTCCACATCATGATCTCCCAAAGTCTTGTCTAATGGCTGTCTACTTTCAATGTTTTCAATTTCATCTATATATTGAAGCATTGCCATTAAATGACGTATATCTTTATTATTATTTTCCATAAATTAATACCTTATCCCTATTTACATTATCTTTGAATGCTTGATCTAATTTATTCATACTCCGTTGTTCTAAGGTCGACACCAAACTAATATCAACTTGTCGATCTAAAACATTTAAACTTTCTAAATCACGTTGCATTTTACGCAAAGTCTTACCCTTTTCATAAAAATCAGTATAGTTATTAAATCCATCAATCAATAAATCATAATCACTTGTAAAATCAAAGCCACCGTTTACATATGATCCATAAATATATGCTTTATCAACATCATAATTTTTAAATACTGTCGATACACGTTCCTTTATCGTATCTAACGGCAACTTGTTTGCTGGTAAATCAATCTCAATCATATGTAATACCTCGCTTTCTCTTAGTTTCATTTTAACATAGCCAAAGCTAATAACTGTTACTTGATAAATATATGAAATATTAACATTAAGAAACAAATACCAGCCAACAGTAATAATGACCAATTATAAAGTCTATTTCTTTTTTCGATCCATATTTTATAATAAATCATGTCATCTTCTTCCCTTAAATCAACATAACTACAAATTAAACCTAATGGTTTTAATATACGATTAATATAACGAATGTCTGAAAAACTAACATATTTTGGATAACCATAAATTAATTCCGAAAATTCTAAATTTTTAAAAACAACATAGCCCCTAAAACGACTTAAAAAATCAGAAGAAAACTTATTTGCAATAGTTTCTAATATAATACTCTCACGATTAATAAATATACTATCAAACTCATCATTGGTAGATGTAAAATTATGTTGCTGTCTTTTTTTTACATGTTCGTACACCAATTCAAATTTACTTTTATTCATAATTTACCGCCCCATAAAACTACCCATGTTATTTTCAAACTAAACAACTTCAAATCTGGTACAATTACTATTGTTAGTTCATTAAGCATGATTTATTTCTTATTGTGTGTTCGTCACTTTTACAACTTAATGTTCTAACAATAGCCACTAGTGATAGTGGTTTTTATTTTGCTAATTTACAATCAGCAACTCTCAATCCGGGTCACGAATCCGGCGAAGCCTTTATGCTTATTGAGAACTAATAATTCTAATTATTTTTGTGTATTAGAATTAGATTTGTGAAGTTTGTTAAATACCAACAATCCTAATCCACCAATCAACGCAACCAAGCCTGCTACAACACCAGCAACAGTCTTAGGGTGCTTTGCGGAAGTTTCAGCTAACTTAACTGCTGATTGTTGAGCTTGTCCAACTGCTTCCTTTGCCTTTTCCCATGAGAATGAGCTATTAGCTTCTGCGTCTCGGATTGATTCACTCTTGCCGTCTAATTTCAACGTTTGAGTATCACTATAAGGCGTCTTAACGTCCTTAGTTTTATCAACCTTAACTGGCTTGCTATCATTTACCTTATCCGACTTTTGAACCGGCATTGCCTTTAAGATAAAGACACCAACATTTTGGTTAGCTGGATCAGGCGAGACACCAGCTCCGATTACATCAATTTGAGCTCCTTCTTGATAGTTATAATCTACCGAAGCCGAAGCATTACCGCTTGCTGATGACTTAACTTGTTCCTTACCAGATAAATTGGTCTTAGAAATCGCCTTGAAATCAGCTAATGATAATGCCGTTTCCCCAACAATCTTATAACTCAACTTATCTGTATCAGATTCAGCTTCCTTAGGGATATGAACTTCAAAATCGACACCTTGTTTAATCATATAAGTCTGATTATCCTTAGCTTCAATCTTTTGTCCGTCCTGCATAATGAACGATCCATCAGGCAACTCATGATCTAGCTTAATTGACAACGTATCAACCTTATCTCCGGTTTCATTCAAGCCATCACCAGTTGTTACTGCCACAACCTTACCCGAAGCACTAGTATTCATAGTTCCAGAATAATTTACCTTAGTCTTTAACTTAGTTGTCTTATCCTTAATCAACGTATGAATATCCGTACTTCCTAAGTCTAATTTAGGCATAAGTGCTTCCGTCTTAAACGTAAAGACATGCGCTCCATCTACTTTATCGTTATACTCAAATTGCGAACTATTCATAGTAGCCAATGGCTTTGATTTGTCATCTTGGATTTTCTTAACTAAATCAGCTAAAACATTCTTAGCTTTTTCGTCCATATCCTTTTTGACCGTACCTAAAGCAGTATCAGAAACACCTTTCATGTACTTGGTCATGTCCTTAGTCTTTGCCGTAGACTTAGAAGCTAAGTCTGAATTCACTTTATTTGTCAATTCAGTAGTTTGTTTGTCCACCGCAGACGTCATTTCATTTTTTAACTTAGCTTCTGCGTCAGCTTTACTTTGATCATGTGTGTTGGCTGTCATGGAAGCTAAACCACCATTATTCATGATGTTTTGAGCCTTGGCATACAATGCACGCGCTCCATCAGCAACACCTGCACCGTCTCTAATTGAATCTAATGAAACCATTGAATGATCTTGCAATTCAACGTTTCCACCACTTTCAGCAGCCCAAAGAGCATATTGAGTGGCAAAGTATGAACGCATACCTGACAAGTCGCCATTCACAACTGGTGCATTTGGATAACCCAGAATCAACACGACTGACATTAATTCATTGGCATAAGCCGACAAATTAGGATCCCAAGTAGTTCCACCAGTTAATGTCGGATCTCCCTTAGTGTTTTGTAGACAGTAAGCGAATTGCCCCTGATAAAACATAGCAGATGAAAACATCACGTTTCCATAACTAATGGCATTATGTCGAGTTTCAATTCCATTACCCTTTTGCCCGGCTGGATCATCAGCGATCTCATAATATGAAATCTCACTACCTTGATTCAATAGCCCACCAAATCCGCTCTTATCATTATTAATAGAACGGGTCTTTAATTCTGAAATGGTTGGAACAGTTGCGTCGGCACTTACCAGAATCGGCGTAAAGGTTGTTCCCATTGATAATGCCAACATAACCACTGCCACAGGTTTAGTAAAGTTGCGTTTCAGTTTACGACCTTGCTTTTTTGTTAAAACTTGCATGTTTTTAATTAATCTCCTATAAATTAAAAAGCCACTCGTTTTTATAACAAATGACTTCAACTACATATTCATTTTTCAATCAAATAATCTTAAATGCCTTATTATTACCGTTTAAGTTTTCATCTTTGTACAATTGACTTTTCTTAATACGATATTCCAAAACATATTTAAATAAATATCCAATGGTAACTTCAAAAGGTAAATCGTCCAATTTTAACAATTTATCCAATTGATAAACTGCAACATTAGAGCCAACAATTATTATTAATGTTGAGCTCGCCCCAGATAAAGTCCATAAATGAAAAATATAAGTCATAAATGACGATAAAGCTGTTGCGATAAATAATAAACCAACAATTCTTGTATTTAACCAAATCGGAGAAATAAAATCCCCATAAATAGTTTTAAATTTTGCCGAAGAAGTAAATACTCGTCTGTAATTGTACATAAGTAATTATCCACCTAATGTCGAGATCCAATTCTTAACCGTATTCATAAGTCCATTTCCAGAACCTAAGAAGCCTTGTGGATCATTCACGAAGTAAAATACGGCAACTCCCAAAATAATAGTTATCCAAATTGCCTTCATGTCATTTTTACTAAAACTAAGAAGTGCTCTACCGGCTGTTGCGAAAGCTACGAAAAATAGCAACGCTGGTTTTAAGGCATTATATAAATCCATAATATTCCTTTCTGTTTATGCTTGAACTAACTTAATCACAAAGTACGTTGACGCCTGCTTTTCTAATTCAAGTCTCACAGTTTGCACTTGCTTTATATTGGTGTCTTTTACATTTACCGTAATATCAGCAGTTACAACTGGCTTTTCTGTTGAACCAGAAACATTTACATTATCAACATTTTCCAAAGTTACCGTACCGTCTAATCCAACTGGATCTTTCATCATCATTGACATATCCTTAGTCGAACTTGATACGTATTTTTTAATAAAGCGATTAGTAAATGTCGTCACACGTGCCTTTATATCTTCATCATTCAACTGCTTTTGATTCTGTTGTAATCTTGCCTTATCAACATGTCCCAGTGAATCAATCGGGTTAGCTACATAAGGAAATCCTACAACTGTTAATTGGGCATTCTTTTGCGAATAAGGAACGTTGACAGTCATATTAACATCTTTATTATCACTATTAACAACTATGTCATATTGAGCTGTTTTCACTCCATCAATTAAAAATATCCCCTGCAATTTACCGCTTTTAAAAGTCTGATCGGTCATTCTAACACTATTAGAAACATGTAAATTACTAGCAAAATATTTCTGTAATTCTTGTGTCCTTGTGTCATTTTCCGAAGTATTGAAAGTATAGTAGGTTGTTAAAAAGCCTGCTAGATACTGTCCCACAATTGGATTGTAGCTAGTCGTTCCTTGACTAGCTTTTTCCAACTTAGTATTCAATACCGTAATTTGATGTTTCAACGCATGATTATTATGAACCGCACTATTAGCAAGCAATAATACATACCCAAAATAAACAAACAAAGCAACTAAAAATATCATCATCAACGTTTTAGCTTGTTTTAAATTCAAACTATGTGCCTTTGGAATTTTTTGTGCTTTATCCTTACTTTGCCGTTCAAATCCAAATTTTTTGGTTATATTCCAAATACTCAATGACTTTTTCGGCTTTTTCTTTAATCGATCGGAACGTTGTTGCACATTGCGCCCCCTAACTACTTACCAAATTGCTTCTTAATCAACAATCCCAATGCAGTAGCTAATGCGGACGCTCCAATTAAGATAGCCCCAATGAATCCGTTCTTTTTTTGCGAATCATCATTACGAGAAACGGCTGTACTTGGCAAAGCCTTTTCAATTGCTTCATCTAGGCTTGCCTTTGCTTGAACTACATCTTGGGCTGATGAATCGCCACCGTTGCTACTTAACGCTTGGTTATATTTAGTAACCGCATTGTTCACACCCGGATTAGTTACAACCTGATCAGGAATAGCCGGCTTTTCCCCATTACTTGGTGTTTCCGGCTCAATTGGTGTAACACTGCCCCCATTGTCTCCGGGATTAGTTGTGTCTCCACCATCTCCGGGATCAACTGGCTCAAAGCTAGTTCCATCATCAATATCTTCACTATTTGCGGAACTATCTAAATGAATAACTAAATCATTCATACCCTTAGTATTTACCTTTGCAGTAGTATCATCATTGACTTGATCGGCATGCACGTCTACTTGGGTTGTACTAGTCGCTACAACTCCACCTGCTACCATAGCAACACCAGTTGCCAATACTTTTTTAGCTGTATTTTCCATAATTAATTACAAATAAAAAGAACTAACTTAGATTAGTTCTTAGCTCCTTTCTCATTATCTGCCTTTGGCTTACTTTCATTAGCAGGCTTGTTTTCCACCGCCGGTGTTGGCTTAGATTCCACTGGCTTTTCCAGCGTTGTCGTTCCTTGACCTTCAACAATAGTCAAATCTTGGGCATAAACCGTCCAGTCGGTAGCGTCGTTCCCAACAAAGGCAAACTGCAAGCCTTGTGGCACGATCTTTACACCACGCTTAATCTTGTCCTTAACATTGTCATAAATAGCAGGAACAAGCAAAACACGGATATAATCATCTTCACTCAATTCCCCTTTTGTCGCCTTTTCAGCAGGAACAAAGTTTAATTGATAATTACTGATAATAGGCTCACCCGCTTCATTACGCTCTGGCGCATTACGTGAATCCATCTTTAAATTCTTATCAATTCCAAATAGAATCAAATTTTCTTTATCGAATGCGTCCTTTGAACGAATCTGGGCAACTGCGTTATGATTCTTTCCAGTAATGAAAGTTGAATCAAATTCGACTTCTGGGATTGAATCACGTTCAGATGAAGTCTCTTCAACCAAAGTCCCAGAAAATGTTGCCACACGTGCCCCACCACTACGATTAGTTTTAGCTTCGCCACCACCAATTTTCCCATTGATCAACTTCATAGCTAAACCAAATGGCTTATTATAATCAAAACCAGGCTGTGGCAAGATATTCATTGTTTCAAATGAATCCCCCATATTCACAACCGCAACTTTAACGTCACTGTTATTCCCAACCTTGTTCGGTCCAACATACGGCAATTTACCTAAACTTGTTCCTTGAACAGATAAATTTCCAAACTTATTAATCGTCATAATAACTCCCTTAAATTTTTTCAAAATAAAAATACCAACATCTGTTAAGAATGTTGATATTAAACAATAACAATATTTTATTAGATCAAACCTCGATCACGTAGACGTTGATACAATTGCCGATCTCTTACATAATGTTCACGGTGTTGTTTGTATATTACAACATCACTTGGAAAACCTAACTTATCTAGATCATCAATTAATGTATCAATAATCAAGAGTTCAGATTCCATGTCAACTGTACGATACTTCAAATCCGCAAGCGTTAGCTCATTTAAACGATGAATTGTATCATCTTTTTGTCTACACTTTTGAATATAAGCCAAGTCATCTCTACGTAGATTAATCAGTAATTCATTTTGTCTCTTAATTAATCCTTCTAACTCTACTAAGTCTTCTAAACTCTCGTCAGTAGATATATCAATATCTTTTGTTAGTGATCTTAATTTTGAAACTAAAACCATTGATTCTTCTAGTGTTTCGACTGTTGAACTCATATTATAAATCTCCCTAAAATACTAATAAAATAAACACAATAAAATATTCCTTCTACAAAATGTAAATATCATTTTAAATTAGTACTTACAAAGCTCTCTCGCCTGCTCGTTATACGTTGTTTTACACATTTAGTATAAGTCATGGCAATATGCGTTAAAGGCTCTCACACCCGCAATAGTTAGTCTATCAACCAGTTATTTTACTAACGTTCCTTTAATGGAATTTATAATCTACAAATAGTGAACTATCAGTAGTCCACTTAGCTAATAGTAGTCCATTAACCAACTATTTAATCACAAATAGTAAAAATGCTACATTCATTTCAAGCGTAGTCTGCACCTTGATATCGGAGAAGACAGTTCTCTCTGTGGTACACTCCGTAAAAAGCTGGGATCGCTGTCCCATTTAGAATATGTTATAATATCGATTGTCTAATTCGTTGTTATAACATACTTACTTTTTTAAGTATTTTATTTTCAATGTACTAAATCGGTTGAACTTTCTGTTCAGCCGGTTTTTTATTTTAACTAACATATTTAAATAATCAATCCAACCAAAGCATATTTAATATTTTAAAAATTAATTTTGAAAACTATTTTATATGCCTTTTACAGTTACCTGTAATTGTTGATCTTATATTTAAACATCTGGGTAAAATAATTCAGGTATTTTTTCAAATCCTAATACCTGATATTTAACTTCTACTAAGTTATCGTAAACTTCAAATATCAAATATTAGCAATTTTACTTCTTAAATAACCTTGAATTAATTCAATCATTTATTCACTAGCTTTCATTGACATATCAAATTTTGACATTTCAATTATTTCAACTGCACTTAAATTCAAAACTTTTCCAAGTTTTTCCGCTGTCCTATAACTTGGTGTAGTCAAACGATCTTCATAATTGAATAATGTTGATTGAGAAATACCTATTTTTCTCGAAGCGTCAACAAATCCCATTTTTTGAGATAATCTCCATTTTTTTAAACATACACTCAATGACTTGTTATTCATAAAATTCACCTTTTCTTTTCATTAAAAAAATACATAATACAAAAAAATAGTGCTTCCAACAGCCATATCTAACAGCTATCTTTAACACTATTTATCTTAATATATTTTTTTAATTTCATAGGATTATGCTCTAATTCCATCTTCCCGTTTATTTAACTTTTATTTATTTAATATATTATAGACTTGTTCTAAATGTCTGAATAATTGCGATTAAAGCCCATTTAATTAATTTTAACCTAATAAACAATCCCGTTCAACTTTTATATCCTACTACATCAAGTAAGCTAAATAATTATTTATTGCCTCATATTAGGATCCTCAATTTTTTATTTTAAATCAATCATTTAGCACTTTTATCAGCCTTCATGATCTATTTAGCAACCATCAGGATCCTTCAACATTTTTAACAGAATTTTTTATTTTAAAAAAATCATTGACAAAGCTAAAAATATTCTCTAAATTTACGATCATTTCTTTTACTTTATGCGATTCCATGTTAAAATTATTAGACTAAGATTAGAGAAAGAGGCTAATATGCTGGAATCACTTATTAAATCTAAAGATGAATTAGTTACAGTTTCCGAAGATGCGTCCATCGAGGATGCTCTTCGTATTTTTGAGACTACCTCATTCCGAGCTATTCCAATTTTAGACACTACGGGGACATTATTTCGTGGCGTCATTTACAAAATGCATATTTATCAGGCCCAATCACAGCAAAGGGACCTTACGCTCCCGGTAACTTCAATAATGCGTAATATGACTAAA
Proteins encoded:
- a CDS encoding thioester domain-containing protein, coding for MQVLTKKQGRKLKRNFTKPVAVVMLALSMGTTFTPILVSADATVPTISELKTRSINNDKSGFGGLLNQGSEISYYEIADDPAGQKGNGIETRHNAISYGNVMFSSAMFYQGQFAYCLQNTKGDPTLTGGTTWDPNLSAYANELMSVVLILGYPNAPVVNGDLSGMRSYFATQYALWAAESGGNVELQDHSMVSLDSIRDGAGVADGARALYAKAQNIMNNGGLASMTANTHDQSKADAEAKLKNEMTSAVDKQTTELTNKVNSDLASKSTAKTKDMTKYMKGVSDTALGTVKKDMDEKAKNVLADLVKKIQDDKSKPLATMNSSQFEYNDKVDGAHVFTFKTEALMPKLDLGSTDIHTLIKDKTTKLKTKVNYSGTMNTSASGKVVAVTTGDGLNETGDKVDTLSIKLDHELPDGSFIMQDGQKIEAKDNQTYMIKQGVDFEVHIPKEAESDTDKLSYKIVGETALSLADFKAISKTNLSGKEQVKSSASGNASASVDYNYQEGAQIDVIGAGVSPDPANQNVGVFILKAMPVQKSDKVNDSKPVKVDKTKDVKTPYSDTQTLKLDGKSESIRDAEANSSFSWEKAKEAVGQAQQSAVKLAETSAKHPKTVAGVVAGLVALIGGLGLLVFNKLHKSNSNTQK
- a CDS encoding nucleotidyltransferase family protein, which codes for MIEIDLPANKLPLDTIKERVSTVFKNYDVDKAYIYGSYVNGGFDFTSDYDLLIDGFNNYTDFYEKGKTLRKMQRDLESLNVLDRQVDISLVSTLEQRSMNKLDQAFKDNVNRDKVLIYGK
- a CDS encoding CD3337/EF1877 family mobilome membrane protein, whose amino-acid sequence is MSKLKYIGLAVVILTTAFFVSISTGNIHADDRLNTNNNVQLKPKDLGKSTDLNKKSVKDTDTDTKKTLNKDLQKSDSGISKEDMQAFLKNHSIDKIQSNDLIGNFKPYYTQPGMTDISSKIARSLADMFSAFNRDIVYSMFDVMIGRLFDMTSIQTSVDGVMKESSGFTINIWNNKAFMSLLYTAFAVGIVMAFVSSLKSGGGIRSLATIFILVIIGGAWINAGGEVLSKVNDITTQMEVMAFDATKNDEKASSVNNFQQQIRFQFFEQAVERPFYLENFNTISDDGLDTKKMGDPYDFMIGKDDIPGDNPIMSKDGKKAWYQSMVALVSIFTSIAYGIPLLVIGLMNLALQLAAILLYMLAPVAFIASMIPKFASSATKVIGGSILMLIGKVLLIFLIVILNMIQAFVDGLIPPTNTGKVASNGLIYILLMWLFWKRKGDILSAITGSRMASSMADKFGVQKGFKKVKDSAEKSVQKGKNGVNKGKELYNKGKETTQKVQQKRKDNRYRKAGVDPEEVRKDEEMRKSVRQEQEQTQRRERVKKEMAGTGESQAFNRSRNARNQNLGQNNQTRPNVNNKGVQNKYGRHNADMNVNDLVELSKKRQQVRSDSLNKVMDNERR
- a CDS encoding helix-turn-helix domain-containing protein — encoded protein: MNNKSLSVCLKKWRLSQKMGFVDASRKIGISQSTLFNYEDRLTTPSYRTAEKLGKVLNLSAVEIIEMSKFDMSMKASE
- a CDS encoding HepT-like ribonuclease domain-containing protein encodes the protein MENNNKDIRHLMAMLQYIDEIENIESRQPLDKTLGDHDVELSAILMKLSQIGELVGRLSLNTADDYPDVPWRKIKNLRNVIAHDYESIKLDIIRDVLTKFLPELKQQLPMIIDRETKRTRFEYEN
- a CDS encoding MFS transporter permease; translation: MYNYRRVFTSSAKFKTIYGDFISPIWLNTRIVGLLFIATALSSFMTYIFHLWTLSGASSTLIIIVGSNVAVYQLDKLLKLDDLPFEVTIGYLFKYVLEYRIKKSQLYKDENLNGNNKAFKII
- a CDS encoding TcpD family membrane protein, with amino-acid sequence MDLYNALKPALLFFVAFATAGRALLSFSKNDMKAIWITIILGVAVFYFVNDPQGFLGSGNGLMNTVKNWISTLGG
- a CDS encoding conjugal transfer protein, whose product is MQQRSDRLKKKPKKSLSIWNITKKFGFERQSKDKAQKIPKAHSLNLKQAKTLMMIFLVALFVYFGYVLLLANSAVHNNHALKHQITVLNTKLEKASQGTTSYNPIVGQYLAGFLTTYYTFNTSENDTRTQELQKYFASNLHVSNSVRMTDQTFKSGKLQGIFLIDGVKTAQYDIVVNSDNKDVNMTVNVPYSQKNAQLTVVGFPYVANPIDSLGHVDKARLQQNQKQLNDEDIKARVTTFTNRFIKKYVSSSTKDMSMMMKDPVGLDGTVTLENVDNVNVSGSTEKPVVTADITVNVKDTNIKQVQTVRLELEKQASTYFVIKLVQA